From a single Pseudomonas sp. A34-9 genomic region:
- a CDS encoding sigma-70 family RNA polymerase sigma factor, protein MTEAATPSPQHLHELYRDHRGWLETWLRRRMGNAWDAADLSQDTFLRVLCSAQPIAEMREPRAYLLTVGKRLLSNFYTRRSLEKAYLEALAQLPEECVPSPEQRWLLLETLQALDELLDGLPRAVRRAFLWSQLEGLGYREIAERLQVSERTIKRYMAQAYEHCLMLDLA, encoded by the coding sequence ATGACTGAAGCAGCGACGCCATCGCCGCAGCACCTGCACGAACTGTATCGCGATCACCGAGGCTGGCTGGAAACCTGGTTGCGGCGGCGCATGGGCAACGCGTGGGATGCGGCTGACCTGAGTCAGGACACCTTCTTGCGCGTACTGTGCAGCGCGCAACCGATCGCCGAGATGCGCGAGCCGCGCGCGTACTTGCTGACCGTGGGCAAACGCCTGCTGAGCAACTTCTACACCCGCCGCAGTCTGGAAAAAGCCTACCTCGAAGCCCTCGCGCAATTGCCCGAGGAGTGCGTGCCTTCGCCTGAACAGCGCTGGTTGCTGCTGGAAACCCTGCAAGCGCTGGACGAGTTGCTTGATGGTTTGCCCCGAGCAGTGCGCCGGGCGTTTTTATGGAGTCAGCTTGAAGGCCTTGGTTACCGCGAAATCGCCGAGCGCTTGCAAGTCTCAGAACGCACAATAAAACGTTATATGGCGCAGGCTTACGAGCATTGCTTGATGTTGGATCTAGCATGA
- a CDS encoding helix-turn-helix domain-containing protein has protein sequence MTTCNSLQVQAFNTADVAEQVRATPGWVQHYQQMSPGHFAGQIRYLDLQGVEVYEEQMNTRVEQNFSAPSGALAFCFDRSDNALYLLNEESRNIWITPENYQEIAVVFGPEFVRQHGLNVAKLEGLFMTQLNCGQNALFSRWLSSTLTKLSQAVDPLDKDSLTQQLLEDCLFILDNAHTSLDRGGLQRRSEERMIMKRVGEWAADSPEDTVNLLELAHVAGVPLRQLQQAFKAYTGMTPSHWLRLRRLNSAHRELLKRRPTETTVAEVAMHWSFWHLGRFSNSYRALFKELPSETLKRS, from the coding sequence ATGACAACGTGCAATTCGCTCCAGGTTCAAGCGTTCAACACCGCCGATGTGGCCGAGCAAGTCCGCGCCACACCGGGCTGGGTCCAGCATTACCAACAGATGTCGCCGGGCCATTTCGCCGGGCAGATCCGCTATCTGGATCTGCAGGGTGTCGAGGTCTATGAAGAGCAGATGAACACCCGCGTCGAGCAAAATTTCAGCGCGCCGTCCGGTGCCCTAGCGTTCTGTTTTGATCGCAGCGACAACGCGCTGTACCTGCTCAATGAAGAGAGCCGCAACATCTGGATCACTCCGGAGAACTATCAGGAAATCGCCGTGGTGTTCGGTCCGGAGTTTGTCCGTCAGCACGGTCTGAATGTGGCGAAACTCGAAGGGTTGTTCATGACGCAACTCAATTGCGGGCAGAACGCCTTATTCAGTCGCTGGTTAAGCTCGACTCTTACGAAGTTGTCGCAAGCTGTTGATCCTCTTGATAAAGATTCGCTGACCCAGCAGCTGCTGGAAGACTGCCTGTTCATTCTCGACAACGCTCACACCAGCCTCGATCGCGGAGGCTTACAACGGCGCAGCGAAGAACGGATGATCATGAAACGGGTAGGGGAGTGGGCGGCGGATTCGCCGGAAGACACCGTCAATCTGCTCGAGTTGGCACACGTAGCGGGAGTGCCGTTGCGCCAATTGCAGCAGGCATTCAAGGCCTACACCGGAATGACACCCAGTCACTGGCTGCGCCTGCGCCGGTTGAACAGCGCACACCGCGAATTGCTCAAGCGCCGGCCCACGGAAACCACCGTCGCCGAGGTGGCGATGCACTGGTCGTTCTGGCATCTGGGGCGGTTTTCCAACAGTTATCGGGCGCTGTTCAAAGAGTTGCCGAGCGAGACCTTGAAGCGCTCATGA
- a CDS encoding PqiC family protein, which yields MALPLKITVLAAFMLLGACRSDPISFHTLTPVQLSSKGAGAQIPIEALSVPPQVDRAQIVIRQGSSGLAILETDWWGATLADELRGALSDQLSNTGGQGTTSVRIEVQRFDSLPGQYALIDAKWRLRPSGATDSGLLTCRSILQTPSGPSIDELVNAQQNNVKRLAALISQAAGNPRGCPPSS from the coding sequence ATGGCTTTACCGCTGAAGATCACCGTGCTCGCTGCCTTCATGTTGCTGGGCGCGTGCCGCAGCGACCCGATCAGCTTTCACACGCTGACCCCGGTGCAACTGAGCAGTAAGGGCGCCGGCGCGCAGATTCCGATCGAAGCCCTCAGTGTTCCGCCACAGGTCGACCGTGCGCAAATCGTCATCCGCCAAGGCAGCAGCGGCCTGGCGATTCTGGAAACCGATTGGTGGGGCGCGACACTTGCCGATGAGCTGCGCGGTGCGCTGAGCGATCAATTGAGCAATACCGGCGGCCAGGGCACTACCTCGGTACGCATCGAGGTGCAGCGCTTCGATTCGCTTCCGGGTCAATACGCCTTGATCGACGCCAAATGGCGCCTGCGTCCATCAGGGGCGACCGATAGTGGCCTGCTGACCTGCCGCTCGATCTTGCAAACCCCCTCGGGTCCGAGCATCGATGAACTGGTCAACGCCCAGCAGAACAACGTCAAACGCCTGGCTGCGCTGATCAGTCAGGCCGCCGGCAATCCGCGTGGCTGTCCGCCCTCCTCCTGA
- a CDS encoding HAMP domain-containing sensor histidine kinase yields the protein MDLKQSLTKRIVIVFALMSALVAGVFAAGIVATVHVVERKLTTTTLSGGLHRLLAMDDISLWSHTPEKSELFFFEGGQGPLALTRQLAALPLGFQEIKFHGDAFYAMVEAVGGRKYVLLRDQESLEQREHLLFIVVIVGFILSVILAIVLGRLLARRVMAPVIRLARQVRHRDQLIEVAPPLHPDYAADEVGELALSFDQTLGRLRATLSREKLFTSDVSHELRTPLMVLTTSCELLLANPSLDPRSTAQVSRIARASHEMRQLVETFLMLARKPEEVRVQSTCTLKEIADAQVEVWGRLIGEKGLEFIYDPQYVGVARFNLTFLQSVMGNLLRNAWHYTDHGFVRLTVQENSFVVEDSGIGIPEEQRHAMFQPFVRGDEQRGEGLGLGLSLVQRICSQQHWQVQLTPREPNGCRFTVTLIQEEGGQPRGLPAA from the coding sequence ATGGATCTCAAGCAAAGCCTGACAAAACGGATCGTGATCGTGTTTGCGTTGATGAGCGCGCTCGTCGCCGGTGTGTTTGCAGCGGGAATCGTCGCGACCGTGCATGTGGTGGAACGCAAGTTGACCACCACCACGCTGAGCGGCGGCCTGCACCGCTTATTGGCGATGGACGACATCAGCCTCTGGAGCCACACGCCGGAAAAAAGCGAATTGTTTTTTTTCGAGGGCGGCCAGGGGCCGTTGGCGCTGACCCGGCAACTGGCGGCGCTGCCCTTGGGCTTTCAGGAAATCAAATTCCACGGTGATGCCTTCTACGCCATGGTCGAAGCCGTCGGCGGGCGCAAATACGTGCTGCTGCGCGATCAGGAAAGCCTCGAACAGCGCGAGCATCTGCTGTTTATCGTGGTGATTGTCGGGTTCATCCTCAGCGTGATTCTGGCGATTGTTCTGGGCCGCTTGCTGGCACGACGGGTCATGGCGCCGGTGATTCGTCTGGCCCGACAGGTGCGCCATCGCGATCAACTCATTGAGGTGGCGCCGCCATTGCACCCTGATTACGCCGCCGATGAAGTCGGTGAGTTGGCGCTGTCGTTCGATCAGACGCTTGGACGCCTGCGTGCTACCTTGAGCCGCGAAAAACTTTTCACCAGCGACGTCAGCCATGAACTGCGCACGCCGTTGATGGTGCTGACGACGTCCTGCGAGTTGCTGTTGGCCAATCCGTCGCTCGATCCCCGCTCTACGGCGCAAGTCAGCCGGATTGCCCGGGCCAGCCACGAGATGCGCCAATTGGTCGAAACCTTTCTGATGCTGGCGCGCAAGCCTGAAGAAGTCCGCGTGCAGTCCACGTGCACCCTGAAGGAAATCGCCGATGCCCAGGTTGAAGTCTGGGGGCGATTGATCGGCGAAAAAGGTCTGGAGTTTATCTACGATCCGCAATACGTCGGCGTGGCGCGCTTCAATCTGACCTTTCTGCAGTCAGTGATGGGCAACCTGTTGCGCAACGCCTGGCATTACACCGACCACGGTTTTGTGCGACTGACTGTGCAGGAAAACAGCTTCGTGGTCGAAGACAGCGGCATCGGTATCCCGGAAGAACAGCGCCATGCGATGTTCCAGCCCTTCGTGCGCGGTGACGAACAGCGCGGAGAAGGACTCGGTTTGGGGCTTTCGCTGGTGCAGCGGATCTGCAGCCAGCAACACTGGCAGGTGCAGCTCACCCCCCGTGAACCCAATGGCTGTCGTTTCACGGTGACGCTGATTCAGGAGGAGGGCGGACAGCCACGCGGATTGCCGGCGGCCTGA
- a CDS encoding FAD-binding oxidoreductase, producing the protein MNQYTQEHARSYYAASARATTPYSVLDGDLTADVCVIGGGFTGVNTAIELAQRGLSVVLIEARRIGWGASGRNGGQLIRGIGHEVEGFAKYVGQEGVRYLQRAGIDSVDLVRQRIGDNGIECDLRWGFCDLANTPAQYAAFKDELVDLAELGYAHETRLIGPEQIRQQVVNSDIYAGGLVDMGSGHLHPLDLVQGEARLAAALGVKIFEQSAVLEIIHGATVQVRCAHGTVRAGSLVLGCNAHLDELEQQLSGKVLPAGSYIIATEPLSEERAAQLIPQNLAVCDQKVGLDYYRLSADRRLLFGGACHYSGRDPADIAAYMRPKMLKVFPQLADVRIDYQWGGKIGITANRFPQVGRLKQHPNVFYAQGYSGHGLNVTHWCAKLLGEAIHAGHSQGMDVFSGVPHMTFPGGPALRSPLLALGMFWYRLREMLG; encoded by the coding sequence ATGAATCAGTACACCCAGGAACACGCCCGCTCCTATTACGCCGCTTCGGCTCGGGCGACCACACCTTATTCGGTCCTGGACGGTGACCTGACGGCCGATGTCTGCGTGATCGGCGGCGGGTTCACCGGGGTCAACACTGCCATCGAACTCGCTCAGCGCGGGTTGTCGGTGGTGTTGATCGAAGCCCGGCGTATTGGCTGGGGCGCCAGTGGGCGCAATGGCGGCCAGTTGATTCGCGGGATCGGTCATGAGGTTGAAGGCTTCGCCAAATATGTCGGTCAGGAAGGCGTGCGCTATTTGCAGCGCGCCGGCATCGATTCGGTGGACCTGGTGCGTCAGCGCATCGGCGACAACGGCATCGAATGTGATCTGCGCTGGGGCTTCTGCGACCTGGCCAACACCCCGGCGCAGTACGCTGCGTTCAAGGATGAATTGGTCGACCTCGCCGAACTCGGCTATGCCCATGAAACCCGCTTGATCGGCCCGGAGCAGATCCGCCAGCAAGTGGTGAATTCCGACATTTATGCCGGTGGGCTGGTGGACATGGGCTCCGGTCACCTGCACCCGCTCGATCTGGTGCAAGGCGAAGCGCGACTGGCGGCGGCGCTCGGCGTGAAGATTTTCGAGCAGAGCGCAGTGCTGGAAATCATCCACGGCGCGACGGTGCAAGTGCGCTGCGCCCACGGCACGGTGCGCGCCGGCAGTCTGGTGCTCGGCTGCAATGCGCATCTGGACGAACTCGAACAACAACTCAGTGGCAAGGTGCTGCCGGCCGGCAGCTATATCATCGCCACTGAGCCATTGTCCGAGGAACGCGCCGCGCAACTGATCCCGCAGAACCTTGCGGTGTGCGACCAGAAAGTCGGCCTCGATTACTACCGGCTCTCGGCGGACCGGCGCTTGTTGTTCGGCGGTGCCTGCCACTATTCCGGGCGCGATCCGGCGGACATCGCTGCGTACATGCGCCCGAAAATGCTAAAGGTGTTCCCGCAACTGGCCGACGTGCGCATCGACTACCAATGGGGCGGCAAGATCGGCATCACCGCCAACCGTTTTCCGCAGGTCGGTCGCCTCAAGCAACATCCGAACGTGTTCTATGCGCAGGGCTACTCCGGCCATGGCCTGAACGTCACGCACTGGTGCGCGAAACTGCTCGGCGAGGCGATTCATGCCGGTCACAGCCAAGGCATGGACGTGTTCAGCGGCGTGCCGCACATGACCTTCCCCGGCGGGCCCGCCCTGCGCTCGCCGCTGCTGGCCTTGGGGATGTTCTGGTATCGCCTGCGCGAGATGCTGGGCTGA
- a CDS encoding polyamine ABC transporter substrate-binding protein, protein MRLLKSMVPAALALLCSTAALAQPQVSVYNWTDYIGETTLADFQAKTGIKVIYDVFDSNETLEGKLLAGRTGYDVVVPSNHFLARQVKAGAFLKLDRSQLPNFKNLDPKLLELLEKNDPGNQHSVPYLWGTNGIGYNVDKVKQVLGIDHIDSWAVLFEPENLKKLTQCGVSMMDSADEVFPAVLNYMGMDPRSENPEDFKKAEAKLLSIRPYITYFHSSKYVSDLANGDICVAFGYSGDVFQAANRAKEAKNGVNIAYAIPKEGANLWFDLLAIPADASNVKEAHAFINYLLDPQVIAKVSASVGYANPNPAAKQYMDPQLVNNPEVYPPQEVLDKLYISTTPPQAIMRLMTRSWSKVKSNK, encoded by the coding sequence ATGCGTCTATTGAAATCCATGGTTCCCGCCGCACTGGCGCTGTTGTGCAGCACCGCCGCACTGGCCCAGCCACAAGTCAGCGTCTACAACTGGACCGACTACATCGGCGAAACCACCCTCGCCGACTTCCAGGCCAAAACCGGGATCAAGGTGATCTACGACGTTTTCGACTCCAACGAAACCCTCGAAGGCAAACTTCTCGCCGGTCGCACCGGTTACGACGTGGTGGTGCCGTCCAACCACTTTCTTGCCCGTCAGGTGAAGGCCGGCGCGTTCCTCAAACTTGACCGTTCGCAACTGCCGAACTTCAAGAACCTCGACCCGAAACTGCTTGAGCTGCTGGAGAAAAACGATCCGGGCAACCAGCACTCGGTGCCCTACCTGTGGGGCACCAACGGCATCGGCTACAACGTCGACAAGGTCAAGCAGGTGCTGGGCATCGACCACATCGATTCCTGGGCCGTGCTGTTCGAACCCGAGAACCTGAAGAAACTTACCCAGTGCGGTGTGTCGATGATGGACTCGGCCGACGAAGTGTTCCCGGCCGTGCTCAATTACATGGGCATGGATCCGCGCAGCGAAAATCCGGAAGACTTTAAAAAGGCTGAAGCAAAACTGCTGAGCATCCGTCCGTACATCACCTATTTCCACTCCTCGAAATACGTGTCCGATCTGGCCAACGGTGACATCTGCGTGGCCTTCGGTTATTCCGGCGACGTATTTCAGGCCGCCAACCGCGCCAAGGAAGCCAAGAACGGCGTGAACATCGCCTACGCCATTCCCAAAGAAGGCGCCAACCTCTGGTTCGACCTGCTGGCCATCCCGGCCGACGCCAGCAACGTCAAGGAAGCCCATGCGTTCATCAATTACCTGCTCGATCCGCAAGTGATCGCCAAGGTCAGCGCCTCGGTCGGTTACGCCAACCCGAACCCGGCGGCCAAGCAATACATGGATCCGCAGCTGGTCAACAATCCTGAGGTGTATCCGCCGCAAGAAGTCCTCGACAAGCTCTACATCTCTACCACCCCGCCTCAAGCGATCATGCGTCTGATGACCCGGTCCTGGAGCAAAGTGAAGTCGAACAAATGA
- a CDS encoding FecR domain-containing protein produces the protein MNVAPDAEVREVARAAAQWLALLESGDATDDDHARLQHWRNSDSRHENAWQKIQLLRQRFSDVPAALAMATLDRPDLARRAALKRALGLAALVPAAWLISRQLPMDAWRADLQTSTGERQRLPLADGSSLQLNTASAVNVDLPARQLTLIRGEIALNVPGRSALTINAPYGRIIVSRSEVCVRLNERDCNVSVVSGTVQLQPLHGPALVLNQGQQVSLQASGAGFVKAFDALMPGWRDGVLMAQNQALGDFLRELSRYRSGLLRWDPALEALRITGSFRLDNTDQILALLAASLPIDVHTRTRFWVSLTPRNILPSEKTG, from the coding sequence ATGAACGTCGCGCCCGACGCAGAAGTGCGCGAAGTGGCACGCGCCGCCGCGCAATGGCTTGCGCTGCTTGAATCGGGCGATGCCACGGATGATGATCACGCGCGGCTGCAGCACTGGCGTAACAGTGACAGCCGTCACGAGAACGCCTGGCAGAAAATTCAACTGCTGCGCCAACGCTTTTCCGACGTTCCAGCCGCGCTGGCCATGGCCACGCTGGATCGTCCCGATCTGGCACGGCGCGCCGCACTGAAACGTGCACTCGGTTTGGCCGCACTGGTGCCAGCAGCGTGGCTGATCAGTCGACAATTGCCGATGGATGCATGGCGTGCTGACCTGCAGACCAGCACCGGGGAGCGCCAGCGTTTGCCGTTGGCCGATGGCAGTTCGTTGCAACTCAACACCGCCAGCGCGGTGAATGTCGATCTGCCGGCACGGCAATTGACGCTGATACGTGGCGAGATAGCGCTGAACGTTCCGGGCCGTTCGGCGCTGACGATCAACGCGCCTTACGGGCGAATCATCGTCAGTCGCAGCGAGGTGTGCGTGCGTCTCAATGAGCGTGACTGCAATGTTTCGGTCGTCAGCGGCACGGTGCAGTTGCAGCCGTTGCACGGGCCAGCATTGGTATTGAATCAAGGACAGCAAGTCAGCCTGCAAGCGTCTGGCGCAGGTTTCGTCAAAGCATTCGATGCGTTGATGCCGGGCTGGCGCGACGGTGTGTTGATGGCGCAGAACCAGGCGCTGGGGGACTTCTTGCGCGAGTTGAGTCGCTACCGTTCGGGACTGTTGCGCTGGGATCCGGCCCTGGAAGCGCTGCGCATCACCGGCAGTTTCCGCCTCGACAATACCGATCAAATCCTCGCACTGCTCGCGGCGAGCCTGCCGATAGACGTTCATACGCGAACGCGGTTCTGGGTGTCTCTCACGCCTCGAAACATTCTTCCCTCAGAAAAAACTGGCTGA
- a CDS encoding MlaD family protein yields MKSSAADEPRAPGQAPVKTHRFGISLVWIVPIVAVLVGISLVVHNLMQEGPAIIVNFKTGSGLTANKTEVKYRNVVIGQVTDVELSGDQKSVDATIKLSKQAETFTREDSQFWVVRPRIGAGGVSGIDTLLSGDYIGADVGQSNGRSKNFKGLENPPPITYGEPGKRFMLHAPDLGSLDIGSPVYYRKIPVGQVVTYTLNPEGKGVDIEVFIHAPNDAFVTENTRFWNASGIDINVGANGFAVKTESLSTLLVGGIAFRAPDYSPNDVAAADDKDFELFADQQSALAPPNGKAQYMVLRFEQSLRGLKVDAPVEFLGMEIGRVVGINLDFDAKKRTFPLNVGIVIYPQRLGQAYKKMLTEFKHDPNDEAAGIRLLGTFIDNGLRAQARSGNLLTGQLYVALDFFPKAEKVAFDPTARPVVLPTVPGSLEQLQEKLEAVVDKLNKLPVDRIANNLDSNLIELRKGLTQFNAKTLPGVQSTLADVSKTLQSASSTLAEDSPQREKLTETLDELGRMSRSLRELSDYLGRHPESLIRGRPDNAAPLDLKGPPRN; encoded by the coding sequence ATGAAGTCGTCAGCCGCCGACGAGCCACGAGCGCCAGGCCAAGCCCCCGTCAAAACCCACCGGTTCGGCATTTCACTCGTCTGGATCGTACCGATCGTGGCGGTGTTGGTAGGCATTTCGCTGGTGGTGCACAACCTGATGCAGGAAGGCCCGGCGATCATCGTCAACTTCAAGACCGGCAGCGGCCTGACGGCCAACAAGACCGAAGTCAAATATCGCAATGTGGTCATCGGTCAAGTGACGGATGTCGAGTTGAGTGGCGACCAGAAAAGCGTCGACGCCACCATCAAACTGTCCAAACAGGCGGAAACCTTTACCCGCGAAGATTCACAGTTCTGGGTGGTGCGCCCGCGCATTGGCGCCGGCGGCGTTTCGGGTATCGACACCCTGCTATCCGGTGACTACATCGGCGCCGACGTCGGCCAGTCCAATGGCCGCTCAAAGAACTTCAAGGGTCTGGAAAATCCTCCGCCGATCACCTATGGCGAACCCGGCAAGCGCTTCATGCTACACGCGCCGGATCTCGGCTCACTGGACATCGGTTCGCCGGTTTATTACCGCAAGATTCCGGTCGGCCAGGTCGTCACTTACACCCTCAACCCCGAAGGCAAAGGGGTCGATATCGAGGTGTTCATTCACGCGCCGAACGACGCGTTCGTCACCGAAAACACCCGCTTCTGGAATGCCAGCGGCATCGACATCAATGTCGGTGCCAATGGCTTTGCCGTGAAGACCGAATCGCTGTCGACCCTGCTGGTGGGCGGTATTGCGTTCCGTGCTCCGGATTACAGTCCCAACGATGTGGCCGCCGCCGACGACAAGGATTTCGAACTGTTCGCCGACCAGCAGAGCGCCCTCGCCCCACCGAATGGCAAGGCGCAATACATGGTGTTGCGTTTCGAACAGTCACTGCGCGGACTCAAGGTCGATGCGCCGGTCGAGTTCCTCGGTATGGAAATCGGTCGAGTCGTGGGCATCAACCTGGATTTCGATGCAAAAAAACGCACCTTCCCGCTTAACGTCGGCATCGTCATTTACCCGCAGCGTCTCGGTCAGGCCTACAAAAAAATGCTCACCGAATTCAAGCACGACCCCAACGACGAAGCCGCCGGCATCCGCCTGCTGGGCACCTTCATCGATAATGGCCTGCGTGCCCAGGCGCGCAGTGGCAACCTGCTGACCGGCCAGTTGTACGTGGCACTGGACTTCTTCCCGAAAGCGGAGAAAGTCGCGTTCGATCCGACCGCTCGCCCGGTGGTTCTCCCGACCGTGCCTGGCAGCCTCGAACAACTGCAGGAAAAACTCGAAGCCGTGGTCGACAAGCTCAACAAGCTGCCGGTTGATCGCATCGCCAACAACCTCGACAGCAATCTGATCGAGCTGCGCAAAGGCCTGACCCAGTTCAACGCCAAGACCCTGCCGGGTGTGCAGAGCACCCTCGCCGACGTCAGCAAGACCTTGCAGTCCGCCAGTTCGACCCTGGCCGAAGATTCGCCGCAACGCGAAAAACTCACGGAAACCCTCGATGAACTCGGGCGCATGTCGCGTTCTCTGCGTGAGCTGTCGGATTACCTGGGCCGGCATCCTGAGTCGCTGATCCGCGGTCGCCCCGATAACGCCGCGCCACTGGATCTGAAAGGACCGCCACGCAATTGA
- a CDS encoding glutamine synthetase family protein: protein MNAPFDQLFTWLKDHKITEVECVVSDLTGIARGKIAPTNKFLHERGMRLPESVLLQTVTGDFVDDDIYYDLLDPADIDMVCKPVADAVYVIPWAIEPTAIVIHDTFDKFGNPIELSPRNVLKKVLQLYTDKGWKPIVAPEMEFYLTQRCEDPDLPLKAPLGRSGRAESGRQSFSIDAANEFDPLFEDVYDWCELQGLDLDTLIHEDGPAQMEINFRHGDALDLADQITVFKRTMREAALKHNVAATFMAKPIGDEPGSAMHIHQSVVDIATGKPIFANADGQMSELFLHYIGGLQKYIPKVLPMFAPNVNSFRRFLPDTSAPVNVEWGEENRTVGLRVPTSSPEAMRVENRLPGADANPYLAIAASLLCGYIGMVEGIEPSAAVQGRAYERRNLRLPITIEEALTQMEECEAVAQYLGDKFVRGYVAVKRAEHENFKRVISSWEREFLMLSV from the coding sequence ATGAATGCCCCTTTCGATCAGCTGTTCACGTGGCTGAAAGATCACAAGATTACCGAAGTCGAATGTGTGGTCAGCGACCTGACCGGCATTGCCCGCGGCAAGATCGCACCGACCAACAAGTTCCTGCATGAGCGAGGCATGCGCCTGCCGGAAAGTGTGCTGCTGCAAACGGTAACCGGGGATTTTGTCGACGACGACATCTACTACGACCTGCTCGATCCAGCCGACATCGACATGGTCTGCAAGCCAGTGGCTGACGCGGTCTACGTGATTCCATGGGCGATCGAACCGACCGCCATCGTCATCCACGACACCTTCGACAAGTTCGGCAACCCGATCGAACTGTCGCCGCGCAACGTGCTGAAAAAAGTCTTGCAGCTGTACACCGACAAAGGCTGGAAGCCGATTGTGGCGCCAGAAATGGAGTTCTACCTGACCCAACGCTGCGAAGACCCGGACTTGCCACTCAAAGCGCCGCTGGGCCGCTCGGGCCGTGCTGAAAGCGGTCGTCAGTCGTTCTCCATCGATGCCGCCAACGAATTCGATCCACTGTTCGAAGACGTTTACGACTGGTGCGAACTGCAAGGTCTGGACCTCGACACGCTGATCCACGAAGACGGTCCGGCGCAGATGGAAATCAACTTCCGTCACGGCGACGCACTGGATCTGGCCGACCAGATCACCGTGTTCAAACGCACCATGCGTGAGGCCGCACTCAAGCACAACGTCGCCGCGACCTTTATGGCCAAGCCAATCGGCGATGAGCCGGGCAGCGCCATGCACATTCACCAGAGCGTGGTGGACATCGCTACCGGCAAGCCGATCTTCGCCAACGCTGACGGGCAGATGAGCGAACTGTTCCTGCATTACATCGGCGGTTTGCAGAAGTACATCCCGAAAGTGCTGCCGATGTTCGCGCCGAACGTCAACTCGTTCCGCCGCTTCCTGCCGGACACTTCGGCGCCGGTCAACGTCGAATGGGGCGAAGAAAACCGCACCGTGGGTTTGCGTGTGCCGACCTCAAGTCCCGAAGCCATGCGCGTGGAAAACCGCTTGCCGGGCGCCGATGCCAACCCGTACCTGGCGATTGCCGCGAGCCTGCTCTGTGGTTACATCGGCATGGTCGAAGGCATCGAGCCGAGCGCTGCGGTCCAGGGCCGCGCTTACGAGCGTCGCAACCTGCGTTTGCCGATCACCATCGAAGAAGCGCTGACGCAGATGGAAGAGTGCGAGGCCGTTGCGCAATACCTCGGCGACAAATTCGTCCGTGGCTATGTCGCGGTGAAGCGTGCCGAGCATGAAAACTTCAAGCGCGTGATCAGCTCGTGGGAGCGTGAGTTCCTGATGCTGAGCGTCTAA